CCGTGGTTCGAAAGAGATATCTTCGGGAAAATACGGTATATGAGTTATAACGGCTGTAAGCGTAAATTCGACATTGATAATTATGTTGAGAAAATAGCGGGCATCATAAATGGGTGAGCAGATGAAGGTATTTAATCTTGAGAGAGAGCAGTTCATCGATTGTCCCCTGCGCGATGTTTTTGCCTTTTTTGAAAGGCCGGAGAATCTCTCAAAAATAACCCCGCCTTCGCTTGGATTTAAAATTCTGACTCCGGGGCCGATTCGAATGAAACAGGGAGCGCTTATCGATTACACCATCAGGCTGCTGAGAATACAATTGCACTGGAGAACCTTGATTTCGTCCTATGAACCGCCTCATCTATTTATCGATGAGCAGCTTAAGGGTCCCTATGCTCTCTGGCATCATACCCACCGCTTTGCTGAAAAAGATGGTGGAACCTTAATAACCGATAAAGTCAGATACGCGCTTCCCTTCGGGTTCCTGGGACATCTGATGCACCGGTTTATAGTGAAAGGACAGCTTGATCGAATTTTTGATTATCGGGCATCCGTTATAAAGAAAATGTTTGAGAAAAATA
This portion of the candidate division Zixibacteria bacterium HGW-Zixibacteria-1 genome encodes:
- a CDS encoding CDP-paratose 2-epimerase; the protein is MKVFNLEREQFIDCPLRDVFAFFERPENLSKITPPSLGFKILTPGPIRMKQGALIDYTIRLLRIQLHWRTLISSYEPPHLFIDEQLKGPYALWHHTHRFAEKDGGTLITDKVRYALPFGFLGHLMHRFIVKGQLDRIFDYRASVIKKMFEKNISGQMNHPADISGKAG